In bacterium, a single genomic region encodes these proteins:
- a CDS encoding 3-deoxy-D-manno-octulosonic acid transferase: MTYFLYNLLLFLAFPFYIIRVLWKNGGFKERFGIYTLNRTGFGIGQAQNQNKKIIWIHAVSVGEVIASKPLISLINKELPDYKVALSTITRTGREMAYKLQEKPYCIFYFPFDFPFAIKKALRKINPSVIVLAETELWPNLLRYSKYFNIPLVLNNGKISETSFTRYKKIRPLLKQILSNVSAFCMQTEEDKNKLIYLGVSPEKITVTGNTKFDLAIANMTEQIKNWDITGRTPVIVAGSTHPKEEEAILESFKEITQKLPEAILILVPRHPERMPEIENLIKEKGYSHIRRTKMNSSKVKEKIILIDVIGELSKIYSVADIVFVGGSIVPIGGHNLLEPAFLSKPIITGPYTFKQKEMVELLKKGEGLIQVKNQEQLKKEFIELLSSPEKRKKLGKNAYNTATSNQGATRKNFEVIEKNLHKF, translated from the coding sequence ATGACTTACTTTCTATACAATTTATTATTATTTCTTGCCTTTCCGTTTTACATCATAAGAGTTTTATGGAAAAACGGAGGATTTAAGGAGAGATTTGGGATTTATACCCTAAACCGAACTGGTTTTGGTATAGGGCAAGCCCAGAATCAAAATAAGAAAATCATTTGGATTCATGCAGTTTCCGTAGGCGAGGTAATAGCTTCTAAACCGTTAATTTCTCTCATTAACAAGGAACTGCCTGATTATAAAGTAGCGCTCTCCACAATCACCAGAACAGGAAGAGAAATGGCGTATAAATTACAAGAAAAACCCTACTGTATATTTTATTTCCCTTTTGATTTTCCTTTCGCAATAAAAAAAGCGTTAAGAAAAATTAATCCTTCGGTCATAGTTCTCGCCGAAACCGAGCTTTGGCCTAACCTATTAAGATACTCAAAATATTTTAATATTCCCCTTGTCTTAAATAATGGAAAAATCTCTGAAACTTCTTTTACAAGATATAAAAAAATCCGCCCGCTTCTAAAACAAATTTTAAGCAATGTTTCCGCATTCTGTATGCAGACAGAAGAAGACAAAAATAAATTAATTTACTTGGGGGTCAGTCCGGAAAAAATAACCGTTACGGGAAATACAAAATTCGACTTAGCCATTGCGAATATGACAGAACAGATAAAGAATTGGGACATAACCGGCAGAACCCCCGTCATAGTAGCGGGAAGCACTCATCCAAAAGAAGAAGAAGCAATTCTTGAGTCCTTTAAGGAAATAACTCAAAAATTGCCCGAAGCAATTTTAATTTTAGTCCCAAGACATCCCGAAAGAATGCCCGAAATAGAAAATTTAATCAAAGAAAAGGGATATTCGCATATAAGAAGAACCAAGATGAATTCTTCCAAAGTAAAAGAAAAAATAATCCTTATAGATGTTATCGGGGAACTGTCAAAAATTTATTCGGTAGCAGATATTGTTTTTGTAGGCGGGAGTATTGTTCCCATTGGCGGACACAATCTTCTTGAACCGGCTTTCTTGTCCAAACCTATTATTACAGGCCCGTATACTTTCAAACAGAAAGAGATGGTGGAATTACTCAAGAAAGGCGAGGGTTTGATACAGGTGAAAAACCAGGAGCAATTAAAAAAGGAATTTATTGAATTATTATCTTCTCCTGAAAAAAGAAAAAAATTAGGCAAGAACGCATATAATACGGCAACATCCAATCAAGGCGCTACAAGAAAAAACTTTGAAGTA